From the Brevinematia bacterium genome, the window AAATGTTTCTTGATTAAGCACTTGGAAGACTTAGTATGAAGAAGGTTTTGTTACAGGCAAACACTATCAGAACAGTGAGTGGATGAAAAGTTTAGAATCTTACTTACTTATCTAATGGAGATTGGAATTTATTAGCTTGTTTGGAGAGGTTTCTACAATATTTAGCTTTAAGGAGTGGGTTTTAGTAAAGTCTTTCTAAAGTAAAAGATACCAGCTATCCGATATTAATTTCGTGGTTTGGAGGCTAAGGGATAGCTGGTATGGTAGGTTAAGATAAGTATCGGCTATCCCCCTCTAAGGTTTAGTGTTGAAAATAAAATCCTCTCATGATGAGAGGAAATATAAACCAAGGAGGGGTTTATGATCATTAACCATAACATCTCATCAATTTTTGCCAATAGGCAGTATAAGGTCAATAACTGGAATCTGGATTCCAACCTTGAGAAGCTGTCATCGGGTCTTAAGATAAACAAGGCTGGCGATGACGCTTCTGGTTTAGCAGTTTCTGAAAAGATGAGGGCTCAGATAAGAGGTTTGTGGAGAGCTGAGAAGAATGTTGAAGATGGTATCTCTTTTATTCAGACTGCTGAAGGGTATCTTGATCAGACTACCCAAGTTCTACAGAGGTTAAGAGAACTTGCAGTGCAAGCCTCAAATGGCATTTACGCTGATGAAGATAGGTTGTATATTCAAGTTGAAGTTTCGCAACTTGTTGCGGAAGTTGACAGGATAGCTTCTCACGCTCAATTCAATGGTGTTACATTACTCACGGGTAGATTTGCAAAAAGAACTGAAACTACTACTCCTACTGCTAGTATGTGGTTACATGTTGGAGCGAATATGGATCAGAGGCTTCAACTAACTATTGAAGCGATGACGGCAGTTGCT encodes:
- a CDS encoding flagellin codes for the protein MIINHNISSIFANRQYKVNNWNLDSNLEKLSSGLKINKAGDDASGLAVSEKMRAQIRGLWRAEKNVEDGISFIQTAEGYLDQTTQVLQRLRELAVQASNGIYADEDRLYIQVEVSQLVAEVDRIASHAQFNGVTLLTGRFAKRTETTTPTASMWLHVGANMDQRLQLTIEAMTAVALGLKDSATGEVLSLSSPEKSNRAIGVIDIALQKVNKQRADLGAYQNRLMYTAKSLLIGYENLQAAESRIRDTDMAYEMSDFVKNQILAQASVSMIAQANLRPQVILTLLR